The sequence aaactttaacgaataagatgaagaaaatgaagatagaatagtttgcccaaatATACTCTCAAGctacagaactctaacccaagacagtggaagaccatggtacagatgctatggcactacccaagactagatgacaatatatatatgtatatatatatatatatatatatatatatatatatatatatatataaatatactgtatatatatatatatatatatatatatatatatatattgttctctagtcttgggtagtgccatagcctctgtaccatggtcttccactgtcttgggttagagttttctaacTTAAGAGTACACTCTTAAGCTAGAGTAccctaacccaatacagtggaagaccatggtacagaggttatggcactatccaagactagagaacaatatatatatatatatatatatatatatatatatatatatatatatatatatatatatatatatttatatatatcactaagTATTTATTTGCCATTAtaataagtgtcattttcgaagaaaacgggcATTTCTTTCTGTAGAAATGGGCTATTTTTTAGTAGGAAAGTTTTCCCCGTCCTTAACtatgataaaacaaataaaatgactAAAAGAATGGAATTAATCTTAGCCTTCCCTACAAAATTTCGTACATGATAATCACGTTTTCTGTAAAAGAACATTAGAAACAATTATTGTAGGTTCTtcaccttcgttttcttcttcttcgtcttattcttcttcctcttcttcttcttcttattattatttttattattattttctattattattattattattattattattattattattatcatagccaTTACTATCATTGTTACTAGTATACAGTACGAAAatcgtcaaaatgacggctaaatatttagatagttatgaacACACACAAAATCCCATCTCACCAGGGCTTGgctactccttctcctcctaccCAAGAGACGGGAGAGCTGAAGTTGTccgaaaagaaatatacatatatatatatatatatatatatatatatatatatatatatatacatatatatatatgtatatatatatatctatatatatatatatatatttatatatatacatatatatatatatatatgtatgtatatcatcatcatcgtcatcatcatctcctgctacgcctaaggacacaaagggcctcggttagatttcgctagtcttcttttaaatcaatactcctctatTCATcaattcctacttcacgcttcatagtcttcagccacgtaggcctggctcttctaacttttctagtgccttatggaggctagttgaaagttatatatatatttatatatatatatatatatatatatatatatatatatatatatatatatgtgtgtgtatatatatatatatatatatatatatatatatgtatgtatatatatatatatatatatatatatatatatatatatatatatatatacatatatatataaataaacacttaatctttatcatataagagatattacttttgttattgttattttcactaTCGTTTTTATCATTTACATAGCTGCTAATGATAGTATAAGCTAATCCTAATAGAATAATCATTATTCACAAACAGATTCTCTAGTTGATAGTAAACTCTATAAGAATATAACAAACAGAAGACGAATACTGTGTAAAAGAAAACAGAATGATGTTAAAGGAACGAATTTACCGAAAGAATTTAAGCCGTCGTTATAATTTAGTTCAGTATAGATTAGTAGCAATATTATtagtagcaatgataataataatagtaggtgttttaaaaaataaaaagagatgggtgtctctctctctctctctctctctctctctctctctctctctctctcctctctctcctctctctctctctctctctctctctctcatattttcatttttgcatCATATAGTTATCTCTAAAATTCATCTAGAACATATTCCACATTATCGGAATTCTTGCAAAAGATTTATAGCTGGTATATTCacgcacactgtatatatatatatatatatatatatatatatatatatatatatatatatatatatgtgtgtgtgtgtgtgtgtgtgtgtgtgtgtgtgtagattaattATCTCAAGCGCACATCATTTGAATGAATACTAACGtaataagaaggaaaataaatttgccattttatttttcatgaaacaacagtacaacaataaatatataaataaataaaatcgtaAAGAATATCATAGAATGTAATTCGTCGAACAATAAACTTTCTTAATACTTTACAACATAGTTTCCTGTATAACAAAACTCAAGATGTAGGTAGCTTGTGTTAAAGAATGTAACGCATTATAGAACAATGTTCATATTCATAATTGCAATAAATATGTTCTTTGATTTTTTTAGCGTTTTACTGGAATCTATATCATCGAGATCTTTAAATAGATCAACTTAGCGCAGATGATAGTTGCTTTAATAATTGCTAAAATGGAAACATTTGTCAACTCTCCCATAAAGTGGGCGTGGCCTGTTCCTTAGCTTTAGATAACACCTCATTAGTGAAGCAACAGACGTTTTGAAACAAAATGTAAGTAGGTGATATTAAATCCAGTGATTAACTGGTTAATAGGAAATCTACATTTAGATTATATTACCTGATGTCTGAATGAAGGCGTTAAAGTTTAGGAAAAGATTGAAAATGTATATGATGCAATGAAGAATTTTTCCAGCAGTATACATAGTAAGAAACTTGCGGTTTCCATTCAGATTTAATCTAGAGATGACTTTCGTTGCTACTGTACACATGAACGTTTATTGTTGACTGAATtgctgagaaaaaaataagaagtaaaGCGAGAGAATATAATGCTGTCAGTAACAAGTGTTGCAGAGGAACTACGCTCCTATGCATTGCGTCCcgttatataaaatttttatttcggGAGCTATAAATTTTATGCTATTAATGATATTGTATTCTTTGGGTATGATTCCGGCATCTAAAGAGTCTTTTTAACGCCTCTAAATTTGTCATAAATATGCCATGCTTCTTTGGTTTGATTTACAAGTTTTTTCTCTTCAAACCAATTCGATCCTGTAGGTGTTATAGTTTTCTTAGCGCAGAGTTACAGCGGAATCCTTCAATATCCTTATTCTTTGTTATCCTCATACTTCTTAGCAGCTTCGTCTAAGGCCCTGTAGGATGTGTAAGTACTTTCGTCCTTGTAGCTGTTGTAATTGTAGTTCGGGGCATACCTGAGAATAAACATTAAAAAGTAAGGCTGTAACTCACGATACCACAGTTTCCTGAAGGATATTTGACAGGTGGAAAATTACAAATGAAAGAAAAGGCAGAACAGAACTGAACTTTGTATGGCTACTAAATTTGTAAGAGTTAACTTACAAGGAAGGTAAGTAATATGTGATAAAGAAGACCCTTATCTATTTATCATTCATCTTTTTAGATAATTATTTATCTATCCCCCTTCAATATAAAACGGCTTTGCGTAAGCTTGCGCAAAAAAAAAGAAGACGACTCACCAATCTTCCTCGTATGGATCAGTAAACCTGTTGTTGAAACCCTTGCTGATTGAGTAGATGTCTCTCCCAGTCGCCAAAGCAATGATGatcaggatgatgatgacgataataccAATGACGATGGCCACCCCGATAGCTGTACCAATGGCGGCCTGAAGACCCTGGAGGTTCAAACTCACGCCTGTTCCGTTCAAACCCGTCCCTATGAACAGACGGCCCTCGGCGTCATCCAGCAGTCCGTCTTCTTCAGATGTTATTTCAGCTTCTGCTTCTTCCTCTTTCTGGAGTTGGCGCGAATTCCTGATAGAGTTGTCGCTACCTTCCAGTTTCACCAGCTTCCCTTCCATGGCGTACCTGGCCACCTTTTCCGCCACCCAGTCTATCCCGTCGTTGATGACGTTGATCGTGTTATCCCAGGTGTCCATTGCGTTGGCTTGAGAGGGTCCCGTCACCAGCTGGAGGGTCATCCATACAACCAGCAAGAAGGTCGGCAGAGTAACTGGAAAGGTACAACCGTACTTTTATTTGCtatcaatatcattactattattatgaagCCTTGCTAACGAGCGAAGGCAAGATGAACGTTCCCTTCTATAGACTACTATAACCGTATATGATCAaaaaagagatctagctaatattCAAGAAGAATGTATAATCAACTGCAGCTAAAATCAATAACAGATAGATGAGTATTTATGAATGCATAATAGCATGcaaaagtacagtatatgtatatgatataaatgtgtatatattctgTACATCTACGAATAATTGTGAAGTagaaacatgaaaagtaatgaaagtaAACAACAAACAATGTAGAGTAATACAAATTAAACTGGTAAAGAATATAGATATAACTGAGATTAATTTAGAGAAAAAATAACAGTGTCGGGCTGTTTAAATGTTTGCTTTGAAAGGAAAGAGAAGGGGAACAGGAAAGTACTGGCTAGATAGATTGTTGGAACAGGATGGAGTTCTTATGAAGAAATAACAAACGCTGGGGACATAGTGAGTTACTATGTTGGGATTAGATTAGGGTTCTGTAACCTGCTGACGAACCTTTAGTGTAATTATCTGATGCTGTGCAAGTTTTATACACCGAAGGTTTATCCTTTATTCAGCAATTCAACAATTCAAAG comes from Palaemon carinicauda isolate YSFRI2023 chromosome 3, ASM3689809v2, whole genome shotgun sequence and encodes:
- the LOC137638122 gene encoding uncharacterized protein, with product MAQRVTLPTFLLVVWMTLQLVTGPSQANAMDTWDNTINVINDGIDWVAEKVARYAMEGKLVKLEGSDNSIRNSRQLQKEEEAEAEITSEEDGLLDDAEGRLFIGTGLNGTGVSLNLQGLQAAIGTAIGVAIVIGIIVIIILIIIALATGRDIYSISKGFNNRFTDPYEEDWYAPNYNYNSYKDESTYTSYRALDEAAKKYEDNKE